Proteins encoded in a region of the Coregonus clupeaformis isolate EN_2021a chromosome 9, ASM2061545v1, whole genome shotgun sequence genome:
- the LOC121573463 gene encoding roquin-2 isoform X1, producing the protein MPVQAAQWTEFLSCPICYNEFDSNGHKPISLGCSHTVCKTCLHKLHRKACPFDQTAISTDIDLLPVNCALLQLVGAQAVESQPVSLSSAVEVDHYEVCRVCVEELALYLKPISGGKGVVTLSPSMLSRPMQRKLVTLVNCQLVEEEGRVRAVRAGRSLGERTVTELILQHQNPQQLSANLWAAVRARGCQFLGPATQEDALKLVLLALEDGLALSRKVLVLFVVQKLEARFPQASKTSIGHVVQLLYRASCFKVTKRDEDSSLMQLKEEFRTYEALRREHDAQIVHIAMEAGLRISPEQWSSLLYGDLIHKSHMQSIIDKLQSPESFAKSVQELTIVLQRTGDPANLNSLRPHLKLLANIDHIPDAAAPSWEELESVMLAVKVVVHGLVEFIHNFSKKNHETPQPQANSKYKTSMCRDLRQQGGCPRGSNCTFAHTQDELETNRMRNKKISGVGRPYALAQGSMGSGLSMEGDDSGEEACTGGLKGSDKGGSGSLTEVATHPQLIPRGGDMMENMKRERSVPNGSNGLTGSRRSSSGSMEQKSISPPKTPVNHSSAPSPYGPGSRLECDSAHPKQAHYLMIRPPHQPLPHQPQSSELCYQEPRPPYDAQPYQPASNYYPSAIHHHKPCVARFLRSSHVPESSLPPSMAPPYSEQHPSLPPPREHAGPSPYGPPQVPQYGPLAPAHGGYAPLYDSRRMWRPQLYHREDARSNSLPPEVLHSSLYQPPLRERYASLDSPYCSAGEHRAALHRDSYGRVPLGYEDLFRRKQEQWAHHHHSNVNRPSQSSPVFTVDFGAEHGDSGGGQCMNCKYRGEESLAHYSPWSCGTISTCISPFEPEHHKASSHSCSEHLEVDNGERTRWLHTFEPYRRLKDEDPIIPFGEGPIISKWGAISRASRTGYHTTDPVQATACQGRNSTTPINFRDYGPHIDHGDNRWSSRGSDSSSHSSFLESDQLGVCELAARRQSVSSGEKAGAGDLLQTDYCKDTTESEPDRDIELELSALDVEGTDLQDNSQQSEESLERRDPHLLTPPSSEPQRTQKDKLSADKMEAQLLKKMAFRIEISSTPWLLIRAQTASLCPRRSLSPGSLGSGGLSMGKLMMRTGPLRLGDMGPCPNTGPEMLLNGR; encoded by the exons ATGCCAGTGCAGGCGGCCCAATGGACAGAGTTCCTCTCCTGCCCCATCTGCTACAACGAGTTTGACAGCAACGGCCACAAGCCCATCAGTCTGGGCTGCTCACACACCGTGTGTAAGACCTGTCTGCACAAGCTGCACCGCAAGGCCTGCCCCTTCGACCAGACTGCCATCAGCACTGACATCGACCTCCTGCCAGTCAACTGTGCCCTGCTACAGCTGGTGGGAGCTCAG GCTGTGGAGTCCCAGCCTGTGTCTCTGAGCAGTGCTGTGGAGGTAGATCACTATGAGGTGTGCAGGGTGTGTGTGGAGGAGCTGGCTCTCTACCTCAAACCCATCAGTGGAGGAAAAG GTGTGGTGACCCTCAGTCCGAGCATGCTCAGTCGGCCCATGCAGAGGAAGCTAGTGACGCTCGTCAACTGTCagctggtggaggaggaggggcggGTGCGGGCGGTGCGGGCGGGCAGGTCGCTAGGGGAACGTACCGTTACAGAGCTCATCCTGCAGCACCAGAACCCACAGCAGCTCTCTGCTAACCTGTGGGCTGCAGTCAGGGCACGGGGATGCCAGTTCCTGGGGCCTG CCACGCAGGAGGACGCTCTGAAGCTGGTGTTGTTGGCTCTAGAGGACGGCTTAGCTCTGTCCAGGAAAGTTCTGGTGCTGTTTGTGGTCCAGAAGCTGGAGGCTCGGTTCCCTCAGGCCTCCAAGACCTCCATAGGACATGTGGTCCAGCTACTCTACAGGGCCTCCTGCTTTAAG gtGACCAAGCGTGACGAGGACTCGTCGCTGATGCAGCTAAAGGAGGAGTTCCGTACGTACGAGGCTCTGCGTCGCGAGCATGACGCCCAGATCGTACACATCGCCATGGAGGCGGGGCTCCGTATCTCTCCTGAACAGTGGTCCTCTCTGCTCTATGGAGACCTCATCCACAAGTCACACATGCAGTCTATCATCGATAAG CTCCAGTCCCCAGAGTCCTTTGCAAAGAGTGTCCAGGAGCTGACGATAGTTCTACAGAGAACAGGAGACCCAGCCAATCTGAACAGCCTCAGACCACACCTGAAACTACTGGCCAACATCGACCACATCCCAG ATGCGGCAGCTCCGTCGTGGGAGGAGCTGGAGAGTGTGATGCTGGCGGTGAAGGTGGTAGTCCATGGTCTGGTGGAGTTTATACACAACTTCAGTAAGAAGAACCACGAGACACCACAG CCACAGGCCAACAGCAAGTATAAGACCAGTATGTGTCGAGACCTCCGGCAGCAGGGGGGCTGTCCCCGAGGATCCAACTGCACCTTCGCACACACACAGGACGAGCTAGAGAC GAACAGAATGAGAAACAAGAAGATCAGTGGCGTGGGCCGGCCCTACGCCCTGGCCCAAGGGAGTATGGGTAGTGGTCTGAGTATGGAGGGGGATGACTCAGGAGAGGAGGCTTGCACTGGGGGACTGAAGGGCTCAGACAAGGGGGGGTCAGGGTCCCTAACGGAGGTGGCCACACACCCCCAGCTCATCCCCAGGGGAGGGGATATGATGGAGAATATGAAGAGGGAGAGGTCTGTTCCCAACGGATCCAACGGACTCACAGGCTCCAGACGCTCCTCATCTGGCTCTATGGAACA gaaGTCTATTTCTCCTCCAAAGACACCCGTAAATCACTCCTCAGCTCCTTCTCCCTATGGCCCAGGGTCTAGACTAGAGTGTGACTCTGCACACCCCAAACAGGCCCACTACCTAATGATAAGACCCCCGCATCAGCCCCTTCCCCACCAACCTCAGTCCTCTGAACTGTGCTACCAGGAACCCCGACCTCCCTACGACGCGCAGCCCTACCAGCCAGCCA GTAACTACTACCCCTCTGCGATACACCACCACAAACCCTGCGTGGCTCGCTTCCTCCGTTCCAGCCACGTCCCAGAGTCCTCTCTGCCCCCATCCATGGCCCCTCCGTACTCAGAGCAGCACCCCTCCTTGCCCCCACCACGGGAACATGCTGGTCCCTCTCCCTACGGTCCGCCACAGGTCCCCCAGTACGGGCCCCTGGCCCCGGCCCACGGTGGCTACGCTCCCCTGTATGACAGCCGGCGTATGTGGAGGCCCCAGCTGTACCACAGAGAGGACGCCAGGAGTAACTCGCTGCCTCCCGAGGTGCTGCACTCCTCTCTGTACCAGCCCCCCCTCCGAGAGAGATACGCCTCCCTGGACAGCCCCTACTGCTCAGCGGGGGAGCATAGAGCAGCGCTGCACAGG gACTCTTATGGGCGTGTTCCTCTTGGATATGAGGATCTGTTCAGGCGGAAACAGGAGCAGTGGGCACACCATCACCACAGCAACGTGAACAGGCCCTCACAGTCCTCCCCTGTCTTCACCGTAGACTTTGGTGCAGAG cATGGTGAcagtggtggtggtcagtgtatGAACTGTAAGTACCGtggagaggagagtctggcccaCTACTCTCCCTGGTCCTGTGGAACCATCAGTACCTGCATCAGCCCCTTCGAACCAGAGCATCACAAGGCCTCATCTCACTCCTGCTCCGAACACTTA GAAGTAGACAATGGTGAAAGGACGCGGTGGCTACACACATTTGAGCCCTACCGCCGTCTGAAAGACGAGGACCCCATCATACCGTTTGGAGAGGGGCCCATCATTTCCAAATGGGGGGCGATATCCCGCGCCTCCCGTACAGGGTACCACACCACCGACCCGGTCCAGGCCACGGCCTGTCAAGGAAGGAACAGCACCACCCCCATCAACttcagag ATTATGGTCCACACATCGACCATGGGGACAACAGGTGGAGCTCCCGGGGGTCTGACTCATCCAGCCACTCCAGTTTCCTAGAGAG TGACCAGCTGGGAGTGTGTGAGCTTGCCGCCCGTCGGCAGTCAGTCAGCAGTGGAGAGAAGGCTGGTGCAGGAGACCTGCTGCAGACTGACTACTGTAAAGACACGACAGAGAGTGAACCGGACAGAGACATAGAACTGGAGCTGTCTGCACTAGATGTGGAGGGCACTGACCTGCAGGACAACAGTCAACAGTCTGAA GAGTCCCTGGAGCGGAGAGACCCccacctcctcacccctcccagCAGTGAACCCCAGAGGACCCAGAAAGACAAGCTGTCAGCAGACAAGATGGAAGCACAACTACTGAAGAAGATGGCCTTCAG GATAGAGATCTCTTCTACTCCTTGGTTACTGATCAGAGCCCAAACTGCATCTCTGTGTCCCAGGAGGTCTCTCTCCCCTGGAAGTCTGGGCTCAGGAGGCCTCAGCATGGGGAAGCTGATGATGAGGACCGGCCCTCTGAGGCTGGGGGACATGGGCCCTTGCCCTAACACAGGCCCTGAGATGCTGCTCAACGGGAGATGA
- the LOC121573463 gene encoding roquin-2 isoform X2, which produces MPVQAAQWTEFLSCPICYNEFDSNGHKPISLGCSHTVCKTCLHKLHRKACPFDQTAISTDIDLLPVNCALLQLVGAQAVESQPVSLSSAVEVDHYEVCRVCVEELALYLKPISGGKGVVTLSPSMLSRPMQRKLVTLVNCQLVEEEGRVRAVRAGRSLGERTVTELILQHQNPQQLSANLWAAVRARGCQFLGPATQEDALKLVLLALEDGLALSRKVLVLFVVQKLEARFPQASKTSIGHVVQLLYRASCFKVTKRDEDSSLMQLKEEFRTYEALRREHDAQIVHIAMEAGLRISPEQWSSLLYGDLIHKSHMQSIIDKLQSPESFAKSVQELTIVLQRTGDPANLNSLRPHLKLLANIDHIPDAAAPSWEELESVMLAVKVVVHGLVEFIHNFSKKNHETPQPQANSKYKTSMCRDLRQQGGCPRGSNCTFAHTQDELETMRNKKISGVGRPYALAQGSMGSGLSMEGDDSGEEACTGGLKGSDKGGSGSLTEVATHPQLIPRGGDMMENMKRERSVPNGSNGLTGSRRSSSGSMEQKSISPPKTPVNHSSAPSPYGPGSRLECDSAHPKQAHYLMIRPPHQPLPHQPQSSELCYQEPRPPYDAQPYQPASNYYPSAIHHHKPCVARFLRSSHVPESSLPPSMAPPYSEQHPSLPPPREHAGPSPYGPPQVPQYGPLAPAHGGYAPLYDSRRMWRPQLYHREDARSNSLPPEVLHSSLYQPPLRERYASLDSPYCSAGEHRAALHRDSYGRVPLGYEDLFRRKQEQWAHHHHSNVNRPSQSSPVFTVDFGAEHGDSGGGQCMNCKYRGEESLAHYSPWSCGTISTCISPFEPEHHKASSHSCSEHLEVDNGERTRWLHTFEPYRRLKDEDPIIPFGEGPIISKWGAISRASRTGYHTTDPVQATACQGRNSTTPINFRDYGPHIDHGDNRWSSRGSDSSSHSSFLESDQLGVCELAARRQSVSSGEKAGAGDLLQTDYCKDTTESEPDRDIELELSALDVEGTDLQDNSQQSEESLERRDPHLLTPPSSEPQRTQKDKLSADKMEAQLLKKMAFRIEISSTPWLLIRAQTASLCPRRSLSPGSLGSGGLSMGKLMMRTGPLRLGDMGPCPNTGPEMLLNGR; this is translated from the exons ATGCCAGTGCAGGCGGCCCAATGGACAGAGTTCCTCTCCTGCCCCATCTGCTACAACGAGTTTGACAGCAACGGCCACAAGCCCATCAGTCTGGGCTGCTCACACACCGTGTGTAAGACCTGTCTGCACAAGCTGCACCGCAAGGCCTGCCCCTTCGACCAGACTGCCATCAGCACTGACATCGACCTCCTGCCAGTCAACTGTGCCCTGCTACAGCTGGTGGGAGCTCAG GCTGTGGAGTCCCAGCCTGTGTCTCTGAGCAGTGCTGTGGAGGTAGATCACTATGAGGTGTGCAGGGTGTGTGTGGAGGAGCTGGCTCTCTACCTCAAACCCATCAGTGGAGGAAAAG GTGTGGTGACCCTCAGTCCGAGCATGCTCAGTCGGCCCATGCAGAGGAAGCTAGTGACGCTCGTCAACTGTCagctggtggaggaggaggggcggGTGCGGGCGGTGCGGGCGGGCAGGTCGCTAGGGGAACGTACCGTTACAGAGCTCATCCTGCAGCACCAGAACCCACAGCAGCTCTCTGCTAACCTGTGGGCTGCAGTCAGGGCACGGGGATGCCAGTTCCTGGGGCCTG CCACGCAGGAGGACGCTCTGAAGCTGGTGTTGTTGGCTCTAGAGGACGGCTTAGCTCTGTCCAGGAAAGTTCTGGTGCTGTTTGTGGTCCAGAAGCTGGAGGCTCGGTTCCCTCAGGCCTCCAAGACCTCCATAGGACATGTGGTCCAGCTACTCTACAGGGCCTCCTGCTTTAAG gtGACCAAGCGTGACGAGGACTCGTCGCTGATGCAGCTAAAGGAGGAGTTCCGTACGTACGAGGCTCTGCGTCGCGAGCATGACGCCCAGATCGTACACATCGCCATGGAGGCGGGGCTCCGTATCTCTCCTGAACAGTGGTCCTCTCTGCTCTATGGAGACCTCATCCACAAGTCACACATGCAGTCTATCATCGATAAG CTCCAGTCCCCAGAGTCCTTTGCAAAGAGTGTCCAGGAGCTGACGATAGTTCTACAGAGAACAGGAGACCCAGCCAATCTGAACAGCCTCAGACCACACCTGAAACTACTGGCCAACATCGACCACATCCCAG ATGCGGCAGCTCCGTCGTGGGAGGAGCTGGAGAGTGTGATGCTGGCGGTGAAGGTGGTAGTCCATGGTCTGGTGGAGTTTATACACAACTTCAGTAAGAAGAACCACGAGACACCACAG CCACAGGCCAACAGCAAGTATAAGACCAGTATGTGTCGAGACCTCCGGCAGCAGGGGGGCTGTCCCCGAGGATCCAACTGCACCTTCGCACACACACAGGACGAGCTAGAGAC AATGAGAAACAAGAAGATCAGTGGCGTGGGCCGGCCCTACGCCCTGGCCCAAGGGAGTATGGGTAGTGGTCTGAGTATGGAGGGGGATGACTCAGGAGAGGAGGCTTGCACTGGGGGACTGAAGGGCTCAGACAAGGGGGGGTCAGGGTCCCTAACGGAGGTGGCCACACACCCCCAGCTCATCCCCAGGGGAGGGGATATGATGGAGAATATGAAGAGGGAGAGGTCTGTTCCCAACGGATCCAACGGACTCACAGGCTCCAGACGCTCCTCATCTGGCTCTATGGAACA gaaGTCTATTTCTCCTCCAAAGACACCCGTAAATCACTCCTCAGCTCCTTCTCCCTATGGCCCAGGGTCTAGACTAGAGTGTGACTCTGCACACCCCAAACAGGCCCACTACCTAATGATAAGACCCCCGCATCAGCCCCTTCCCCACCAACCTCAGTCCTCTGAACTGTGCTACCAGGAACCCCGACCTCCCTACGACGCGCAGCCCTACCAGCCAGCCA GTAACTACTACCCCTCTGCGATACACCACCACAAACCCTGCGTGGCTCGCTTCCTCCGTTCCAGCCACGTCCCAGAGTCCTCTCTGCCCCCATCCATGGCCCCTCCGTACTCAGAGCAGCACCCCTCCTTGCCCCCACCACGGGAACATGCTGGTCCCTCTCCCTACGGTCCGCCACAGGTCCCCCAGTACGGGCCCCTGGCCCCGGCCCACGGTGGCTACGCTCCCCTGTATGACAGCCGGCGTATGTGGAGGCCCCAGCTGTACCACAGAGAGGACGCCAGGAGTAACTCGCTGCCTCCCGAGGTGCTGCACTCCTCTCTGTACCAGCCCCCCCTCCGAGAGAGATACGCCTCCCTGGACAGCCCCTACTGCTCAGCGGGGGAGCATAGAGCAGCGCTGCACAGG gACTCTTATGGGCGTGTTCCTCTTGGATATGAGGATCTGTTCAGGCGGAAACAGGAGCAGTGGGCACACCATCACCACAGCAACGTGAACAGGCCCTCACAGTCCTCCCCTGTCTTCACCGTAGACTTTGGTGCAGAG cATGGTGAcagtggtggtggtcagtgtatGAACTGTAAGTACCGtggagaggagagtctggcccaCTACTCTCCCTGGTCCTGTGGAACCATCAGTACCTGCATCAGCCCCTTCGAACCAGAGCATCACAAGGCCTCATCTCACTCCTGCTCCGAACACTTA GAAGTAGACAATGGTGAAAGGACGCGGTGGCTACACACATTTGAGCCCTACCGCCGTCTGAAAGACGAGGACCCCATCATACCGTTTGGAGAGGGGCCCATCATTTCCAAATGGGGGGCGATATCCCGCGCCTCCCGTACAGGGTACCACACCACCGACCCGGTCCAGGCCACGGCCTGTCAAGGAAGGAACAGCACCACCCCCATCAACttcagag ATTATGGTCCACACATCGACCATGGGGACAACAGGTGGAGCTCCCGGGGGTCTGACTCATCCAGCCACTCCAGTTTCCTAGAGAG TGACCAGCTGGGAGTGTGTGAGCTTGCCGCCCGTCGGCAGTCAGTCAGCAGTGGAGAGAAGGCTGGTGCAGGAGACCTGCTGCAGACTGACTACTGTAAAGACACGACAGAGAGTGAACCGGACAGAGACATAGAACTGGAGCTGTCTGCACTAGATGTGGAGGGCACTGACCTGCAGGACAACAGTCAACAGTCTGAA GAGTCCCTGGAGCGGAGAGACCCccacctcctcacccctcccagCAGTGAACCCCAGAGGACCCAGAAAGACAAGCTGTCAGCAGACAAGATGGAAGCACAACTACTGAAGAAGATGGCCTTCAG GATAGAGATCTCTTCTACTCCTTGGTTACTGATCAGAGCCCAAACTGCATCTCTGTGTCCCAGGAGGTCTCTCTCCCCTGGAAGTCTGGGCTCAGGAGGCCTCAGCATGGGGAAGCTGATGATGAGGACCGGCCCTCTGAGGCTGGGGGACATGGGCCCTTGCCCTAACACAGGCCCTGAGATGCTGCTCAACGGGAGATGA
- the LOC121573463 gene encoding roquin-2 isoform X4, with product MPVQAAQWTEFLSCPICYNEFDSNGHKPISLGCSHTVCKTCLHKLHRKACPFDQTAISTDIDLLPVNCALLQLVGAQAVESQPVSLSSAVEVDHYEVCRVCVEELALYLKPISGGKGVVTLSPSMLSRPMQRKLVTLVNCQLVEEEGRVRAVRAGRSLGERTVTELILQHQNPQQLSANLWAAVRARGCQFLGPATQEDALKLVLLALEDGLALSRKVLVLFVVQKLEARFPQASKTSIGHVVQLLYRASCFKVTKRDEDSSLMQLKEEFRTYEALRREHDAQIVHIAMEAGLRISPEQWSSLLYGDLIHKSHMQSIIDKLQSPESFAKSVQELTIVLQRTGDPANLNSLRPHLKLLANIDHIPDAAAPSWEELESVMLAVKVVVHGLVEFIHNFSKKNHETPQPQANSKYKTSMCRDLRQQGGCPRGSNCTFAHTQDELETNRMRNKKISGVGRPYALAQGSMGSGLSMEGDDSGEEACTGGLKGSDKGGSGSLTEVATHPQLIPRGGDMMENMKRERSVPNGSNGLTGSRRSSSGSMEQKSISPPKTPVNHSSAPSPYGPGSRLECDSAHPKQAHYLMIRPPHQPLPHQPQSSELCYQEPRPPYDAQPYQPASNYYPSAIHHHKPCVARFLRSSHVPESSLPPSMAPPYSEQHPSLPPPREHAGPSPYGPPQVPQYGPLAPAHGGYAPLYDSRRMWRPQLYHREDARSNSLPPEVLHSSLYQPPLRERYASLDSPYCSAGEHRAALHRDSYGRVPLGYEDLFRRKQEQWAHHHHSNVNRPSQSSPVFTVDFGAEHGDSGGGQCMNCKYRGEESLAHYSPWSCGTISTCISPFEPEHHKASSHSCSEHLEVDNGERTRWLHTFEPYRRLKDEDPIIPFGEGPIISKWGAISRASRTGYHTTDPVQATACQGRNSTTPINFRDYGPHIDHGDNRWSSRGSDSSSHSSFLESDQLGVCELAARRQSVSSGEKAGAGDLLQTDYCKDTTESEPDRDIELELSALDVEGTDLQDNSQQSEESLERRDPHLLTPPSSEPQRTQKDKLSADKMEAQLLKKMAFRRSLSPGSLGSGGLSMGKLMMRTGPLRLGDMGPCPNTGPEMLLNGR from the exons ATGCCAGTGCAGGCGGCCCAATGGACAGAGTTCCTCTCCTGCCCCATCTGCTACAACGAGTTTGACAGCAACGGCCACAAGCCCATCAGTCTGGGCTGCTCACACACCGTGTGTAAGACCTGTCTGCACAAGCTGCACCGCAAGGCCTGCCCCTTCGACCAGACTGCCATCAGCACTGACATCGACCTCCTGCCAGTCAACTGTGCCCTGCTACAGCTGGTGGGAGCTCAG GCTGTGGAGTCCCAGCCTGTGTCTCTGAGCAGTGCTGTGGAGGTAGATCACTATGAGGTGTGCAGGGTGTGTGTGGAGGAGCTGGCTCTCTACCTCAAACCCATCAGTGGAGGAAAAG GTGTGGTGACCCTCAGTCCGAGCATGCTCAGTCGGCCCATGCAGAGGAAGCTAGTGACGCTCGTCAACTGTCagctggtggaggaggaggggcggGTGCGGGCGGTGCGGGCGGGCAGGTCGCTAGGGGAACGTACCGTTACAGAGCTCATCCTGCAGCACCAGAACCCACAGCAGCTCTCTGCTAACCTGTGGGCTGCAGTCAGGGCACGGGGATGCCAGTTCCTGGGGCCTG CCACGCAGGAGGACGCTCTGAAGCTGGTGTTGTTGGCTCTAGAGGACGGCTTAGCTCTGTCCAGGAAAGTTCTGGTGCTGTTTGTGGTCCAGAAGCTGGAGGCTCGGTTCCCTCAGGCCTCCAAGACCTCCATAGGACATGTGGTCCAGCTACTCTACAGGGCCTCCTGCTTTAAG gtGACCAAGCGTGACGAGGACTCGTCGCTGATGCAGCTAAAGGAGGAGTTCCGTACGTACGAGGCTCTGCGTCGCGAGCATGACGCCCAGATCGTACACATCGCCATGGAGGCGGGGCTCCGTATCTCTCCTGAACAGTGGTCCTCTCTGCTCTATGGAGACCTCATCCACAAGTCACACATGCAGTCTATCATCGATAAG CTCCAGTCCCCAGAGTCCTTTGCAAAGAGTGTCCAGGAGCTGACGATAGTTCTACAGAGAACAGGAGACCCAGCCAATCTGAACAGCCTCAGACCACACCTGAAACTACTGGCCAACATCGACCACATCCCAG ATGCGGCAGCTCCGTCGTGGGAGGAGCTGGAGAGTGTGATGCTGGCGGTGAAGGTGGTAGTCCATGGTCTGGTGGAGTTTATACACAACTTCAGTAAGAAGAACCACGAGACACCACAG CCACAGGCCAACAGCAAGTATAAGACCAGTATGTGTCGAGACCTCCGGCAGCAGGGGGGCTGTCCCCGAGGATCCAACTGCACCTTCGCACACACACAGGACGAGCTAGAGAC GAACAGAATGAGAAACAAGAAGATCAGTGGCGTGGGCCGGCCCTACGCCCTGGCCCAAGGGAGTATGGGTAGTGGTCTGAGTATGGAGGGGGATGACTCAGGAGAGGAGGCTTGCACTGGGGGACTGAAGGGCTCAGACAAGGGGGGGTCAGGGTCCCTAACGGAGGTGGCCACACACCCCCAGCTCATCCCCAGGGGAGGGGATATGATGGAGAATATGAAGAGGGAGAGGTCTGTTCCCAACGGATCCAACGGACTCACAGGCTCCAGACGCTCCTCATCTGGCTCTATGGAACA gaaGTCTATTTCTCCTCCAAAGACACCCGTAAATCACTCCTCAGCTCCTTCTCCCTATGGCCCAGGGTCTAGACTAGAGTGTGACTCTGCACACCCCAAACAGGCCCACTACCTAATGATAAGACCCCCGCATCAGCCCCTTCCCCACCAACCTCAGTCCTCTGAACTGTGCTACCAGGAACCCCGACCTCCCTACGACGCGCAGCCCTACCAGCCAGCCA GTAACTACTACCCCTCTGCGATACACCACCACAAACCCTGCGTGGCTCGCTTCCTCCGTTCCAGCCACGTCCCAGAGTCCTCTCTGCCCCCATCCATGGCCCCTCCGTACTCAGAGCAGCACCCCTCCTTGCCCCCACCACGGGAACATGCTGGTCCCTCTCCCTACGGTCCGCCACAGGTCCCCCAGTACGGGCCCCTGGCCCCGGCCCACGGTGGCTACGCTCCCCTGTATGACAGCCGGCGTATGTGGAGGCCCCAGCTGTACCACAGAGAGGACGCCAGGAGTAACTCGCTGCCTCCCGAGGTGCTGCACTCCTCTCTGTACCAGCCCCCCCTCCGAGAGAGATACGCCTCCCTGGACAGCCCCTACTGCTCAGCGGGGGAGCATAGAGCAGCGCTGCACAGG gACTCTTATGGGCGTGTTCCTCTTGGATATGAGGATCTGTTCAGGCGGAAACAGGAGCAGTGGGCACACCATCACCACAGCAACGTGAACAGGCCCTCACAGTCCTCCCCTGTCTTCACCGTAGACTTTGGTGCAGAG cATGGTGAcagtggtggtggtcagtgtatGAACTGTAAGTACCGtggagaggagagtctggcccaCTACTCTCCCTGGTCCTGTGGAACCATCAGTACCTGCATCAGCCCCTTCGAACCAGAGCATCACAAGGCCTCATCTCACTCCTGCTCCGAACACTTA GAAGTAGACAATGGTGAAAGGACGCGGTGGCTACACACATTTGAGCCCTACCGCCGTCTGAAAGACGAGGACCCCATCATACCGTTTGGAGAGGGGCCCATCATTTCCAAATGGGGGGCGATATCCCGCGCCTCCCGTACAGGGTACCACACCACCGACCCGGTCCAGGCCACGGCCTGTCAAGGAAGGAACAGCACCACCCCCATCAACttcagag ATTATGGTCCACACATCGACCATGGGGACAACAGGTGGAGCTCCCGGGGGTCTGACTCATCCAGCCACTCCAGTTTCCTAGAGAG TGACCAGCTGGGAGTGTGTGAGCTTGCCGCCCGTCGGCAGTCAGTCAGCAGTGGAGAGAAGGCTGGTGCAGGAGACCTGCTGCAGACTGACTACTGTAAAGACACGACAGAGAGTGAACCGGACAGAGACATAGAACTGGAGCTGTCTGCACTAGATGTGGAGGGCACTGACCTGCAGGACAACAGTCAACAGTCTGAA GAGTCCCTGGAGCGGAGAGACCCccacctcctcacccctcccagCAGTGAACCCCAGAGGACCCAGAAAGACAAGCTGTCAGCAGACAAGATGGAAGCACAACTACTGAAGAAGATGGCCTTCAG GAGGTCTCTCTCCCCTGGAAGTCTGGGCTCAGGAGGCCTCAGCATGGGGAAGCTGATGATGAGGACCGGCCCTCTGAGGCTGGGGGACATGGGCCCTTGCCCTAACACAGGCCCTGAGATGCTGCTCAACGGGAGATGA